One Paracoccus sp. TOH DNA segment encodes these proteins:
- a CDS encoding 2'-deoxycytidine 5'-triphosphate deaminase, with protein sequence MNGVLPDSSLRRLIASGAISATQPILPEQVQPASLDLRLGTTAWRLRASFLAGRGRKVSDRLKDFEMHRMDLTGGAVLEKGCVYLVPLMERLSLPTGLDAVANAKSSTGRLDLLTRLVTDEGTEFDRLPEGYDGPIYAEICPRSFSVLVRPGMRLNQLRLRQGQAVLTDAELRGLHAAEPLVTGQALIDDGLGFSVDLRPETGDLVGYRARPHSGVIDLDRIGAYQARDFWDELRSSDGQLILDPGAFYILVSREAVAIPPDYAAEMAPYLAMVGEFRVHYAGFFDPGFGHGAAGQGARGVLEVRCHEAPFALEHGQTVGRLVYERMAARPERLYGSGIASNYQGQGLKLAKQFA encoded by the coding sequence GTGAACGGTGTGCTTCCCGATTCGTCCCTGCGCCGGCTGATCGCCAGCGGCGCGATCTCGGCCACCCAGCCCATCCTGCCCGAACAGGTCCAGCCCGCCAGCCTCGACCTGCGGCTGGGCACGACGGCTTGGCGGCTGCGCGCCTCGTTCCTGGCCGGACGCGGGCGCAAGGTCAGCGACCGGCTCAAGGATTTCGAGATGCACCGGATGGACCTGACCGGCGGCGCGGTGCTGGAAAAGGGCTGCGTCTACCTGGTGCCGCTGATGGAGCGCCTGTCGCTGCCGACCGGTCTCGACGCGGTCGCCAATGCCAAAAGTTCGACCGGCCGGCTGGATCTGCTGACGCGGCTGGTCACCGACGAGGGCACCGAGTTCGACCGTCTGCCCGAAGGCTATGACGGCCCGATCTATGCCGAGATCTGCCCGCGCAGCTTCTCGGTGCTGGTGCGGCCCGGCATGCGGCTGAACCAGCTGCGGCTGCGCCAGGGCCAGGCGGTGCTGACCGATGCCGAGCTGCGCGGCCTGCACGCGGCCGAGCCGCTGGTCACCGGCCAGGCGCTGATCGACGACGGCCTTGGCTTCTCGGTCGATCTGCGGCCCGAAACCGGCGACCTGGTCGGCTACCGCGCCCGCCCGCATAGCGGCGTCATCGACCTCGACCGTATCGGCGCCTATCAGGCCCGCGACTTCTGGGACGAGTTGCGCAGCAGCGACGGCCAGCTGATCCTCGACCCCGGCGCCTTCTACATCCTGGTCAGCCGCGAGGCAGTGGCGATCCCGCCCGATTACGCCGCCGAGATGGCGCCCTATCTGGCCATGGTGGGCGAGTTCCGGGTGCATTACGCCGGCTTCTTCGACCCGGGCTTCGGCCATGGCGCGGCCGGACAGGGTGCGCGCGGCGTGCTCGAGGTGCGCTGCCACGAGGCGCCCTTCGCGCTGGAACACGGCCAGACCGTCGGCCGGCTGGTCTACGAGCGCATGGCCGCCCGGCCCGAGCGGCTCTACGGCAGCGGCATCGCCTCGAACTACCAGGGCCAGGGGCTGAAGCTCGCCAAGCAATTCGCCTGA
- a CDS encoding SPOR domain-containing protein — protein MTVVDFRSSGGFEGAQPGRLAHDYPHADGQQGYRDDWQEEGWDDHHYDAHAEPLAESPSLLGRLSRLTHYLGALVSVGLIVILAVWGFKLVVRDVSGVPVIRAIEGEARTAPDNPGGELTERTGLAVNTVAAGEEPVPVDRVAIAPATTPLTEQDLPMGEFGATAQAPSHPVELPLAEDTARVIARPDGEPAPNAVENAVISDAPAAEAPVNEVVTDLAGNETRDVAISNALAEAGAAPAAGIIAQSARPAPRPRRVAAAPVVASDAAPSPAAAAAESRPAEAPAPAPASAPAQVASGVSLVQIGAFDSDSLAQGEWNRVSGKFGALFSGKSMVVQEHKANGRTFWRLRAAGFASKDEARRFCAALIAEGVDCIPATAK, from the coding sequence ATGACGGTAGTAGATTTCCGCTCCTCGGGCGGGTTTGAAGGGGCGCAGCCGGGCAGGCTGGCGCATGATTATCCCCATGCCGACGGCCAGCAGGGGTATCGGGACGACTGGCAAGAGGAAGGCTGGGACGACCACCACTATGACGCCCATGCCGAGCCGCTGGCCGAATCGCCTTCGCTTCTGGGGCGGCTGTCGCGACTGACGCATTACCTGGGCGCGCTGGTCTCGGTCGGGCTGATCGTGATCCTGGCGGTCTGGGGCTTCAAGCTGGTGGTGCGCGACGTTTCGGGCGTGCCGGTGATCCGCGCCATCGAGGGCGAGGCCCGCACCGCCCCCGACAATCCGGGCGGCGAGCTGACCGAACGCACCGGCCTGGCGGTGAACACCGTTGCTGCCGGCGAAGAGCCGGTTCCCGTCGATCGCGTCGCCATCGCCCCCGCAACCACGCCGCTGACCGAGCAGGATCTGCCGATGGGCGAATTCGGCGCTACCGCGCAGGCACCCTCGCACCCGGTCGAGCTGCCGTTGGCCGAGGACACCGCCCGTGTCATCGCCCGCCCCGATGGCGAACCCGCGCCCAACGCAGTCGAGAACGCCGTGATTTCGGATGCCCCGGCCGCCGAGGCGCCGGTGAACGAGGTGGTGACCGATCTGGCCGGCAACGAGACCCGCGACGTGGCGATCTCCAACGCCCTGGCCGAGGCGGGCGCCGCGCCCGCCGCCGGTATCATCGCGCAATCGGCACGGCCGGCGCCGCGCCCGCGTCGCGTCGCCGCCGCCCCCGTCGTCGCCAGCGATGCCGCGCCGAGTCCGGCCGCTGCCGCTGCCGAAAGCCGCCCGGCCGAGGCCCCGGCCCCGGCTCCGGCTTCCGCCCCCGCGCAGGTCGCCTCGGGCGTCTCGCTGGTGCAGATCGGCGCCTTCGACAGCGACTCGCTGGCCCAGGGCGAATGGAACCGCGTTTCGGGCAAGTTCGGCGCGCTTTTCTCGGGCAAGTCGATGGTGGTGCAGGAGCACAAGGCCAATGGCCGCACCTTCTGGCGCCTGCGCGCCGCCGGCTTCGCTTCGAAGGACGAAGCCCGCCGGTTCTGCGCGGCGCTGATCGCCGAAGGGGTGGACTGCATCCCCGCCACCGCGAAATGA
- a CDS encoding MerR family transcriptional regulator, with amino-acid sequence MSKSPDAFRSIGEVSRLVGVAPHVLRYWETQFSQLSPVKRADGRRYYRPDDVRLAAGLCQVMREEGLSIRGAKRLIAADRGAGLREIGAARLGESLAEETAAERPVRTPAVRLAVPDPQAETPQGADIPAVPAASAAKPPRPAPRPPRQTESLPLFAGLERPLATGWLGRLAATAAGLRGCELQGRPLPAQAGALRAALQGAR; translated from the coding sequence ATGAGCAAATCCCCCGACGCCTTTCGTTCCATCGGAGAGGTTTCGCGCCTCGTGGGCGTCGCGCCGCATGTGCTGCGCTATTGGGAAACGCAATTTTCGCAGCTTTCGCCGGTCAAGCGCGCCGACGGGCGCCGCTATTACCGGCCCGATGACGTGCGCCTGGCCGCCGGCCTTTGCCAGGTGATGCGCGAGGAAGGGCTGAGCATTCGCGGCGCCAAGCGATTGATCGCCGCCGACCGCGGCGCCGGCCTGCGCGAGATCGGCGCCGCGCGCCTGGGCGAAAGCCTTGCCGAGGAGACTGCGGCCGAGCGTCCCGTCCGCACCCCGGCCGTGCGTCTGGCCGTCCCCGATCCGCAGGCCGAAACCCCGCAAGGGGCGGATATCCCGGCCGTGCCCGCCGCTTCGGCCGCGAAACCGCCCCGCCCCGCGCCCCGCCCCCCCCGGCAGACCGAATCGCTGCCGCTTTTCGCCGGTCTGGAACGGCCGCTGGCGACCGGCTGGCTCGGCCGCCTCGCCGCCACCGCGGCCGGCCTGCGCGGCTGCGAATTGCAGGGCCGGCCCCTGCCCGCCCAAGCCGGGGCCCTGCGCGCCGCGCTGCAGGGCGCCCGCTAA
- a CDS encoding ScpA family protein, producing MTKVPYLTPVPDREPGPAPQPVSERRAEEVLVVDVSGFEGPLDLLLTLSRTQKVDLMQISVLDLADQYLAFVEEARALRIELAADYLVMAAWLAYLKSRLLLPPDSEAEGPSAEELAAHLAFQLERLNAMREAAARLMARDRLGQDRFPRGAPETVARQRQVAWQAGLIDLMRAYARLRTRDEFRPYAFDRRDVFTMEQALDRVRGLIGFAGDWTALSTFLPDGWEADPQRRRSATAATFAATLELARQGAVEIAQAGTFAPITIRRRPQ from the coding sequence ATGACCAAGGTGCCCTATCTGACCCCCGTGCCGGACCGCGAACCGGGGCCCGCGCCGCAGCCGGTGTCCGAGCGTCGCGCCGAGGAGGTTCTGGTCGTCGACGTCTCGGGTTTCGAGGGGCCGTTGGACCTGCTGCTGACGCTGTCGCGCACGCAGAAGGTCGATCTGATGCAGATTTCGGTGCTGGACCTCGCCGACCAGTATCTTGCCTTCGTCGAGGAGGCGCGGGCGCTGCGCATCGAGCTAGCGGCGGATTACCTGGTCATGGCGGCCTGGCTCGCCTATCTGAAATCGCGCCTGCTGTTGCCGCCGGACTCCGAGGCCGAAGGGCCCTCGGCCGAGGAACTGGCCGCGCATCTGGCCTTCCAGCTCGAGCGGCTGAACGCCATGCGCGAGGCGGCGGCGCGGCTGATGGCCCGCGACCGGTTGGGCCAGGACCGTTTCCCGCGCGGCGCGCCGGAAACCGTGGCCCGCCAGCGCCAGGTCGCCTGGCAGGCCGGGCTGATCGACCTGATGCGCGCCTATGCCCGGCTGCGCACCCGCGACGAGTTCCGGCCCTACGCCTTTGATCGCCGCGATGTCTTCACCATGGAGCAGGCGCTGGACCGGGTGCGCGGGCTGATCGGCTTCGCCGGCGACTGGACCGCGCTTTCCACCTTTCTGCCCGACGGTTGGGAGGCCGATCCGCAGCGCCGCCGCTCGGCCACCGCGGCGACCTTCGCCGCCACGCTGGAACTGGCGCGGCAGGGCGCGGTCGAGATCGCCCAGGCCGGCACCTTCGCCCCCATCACCATCCGCAGGCGCCCGCAATGA
- the lnt gene encoding apolipoprotein N-acyltransferase → MQRRRPSWAALALDLALGTLAALGQAPWNLWFLTVLALAGLCWQIGRAGGGRAAAWHGFAAGLGYFALAMCWIVEPFFVEPEIYGWMAPFALFFMAAGGALFWAVPAWLAARLAPGFPRQGLVFAGLMVFSDWLRGWIFTGLPWALTGHVWIDTPAGQLAATLGSIGLSGLTMLAAALPLAFWRGGPDRPRAALPGALLAALAIAAAWSAGMARLAQPLPADSALHLRLVQPNATQALKWDPYWSEVFFRRLLDLSAIRDPGRPAPDAVIWPETAVNFLLEQSGTAAQDIAGFAGAPVILGIQRAEGERYFNSLTAFSDRGIGPVYDKFHLVPFGEYTPWGDVMARFGIRAFAAQHGFGYSAGPGPQVMTLPGLPPLQPLICYEAVFPQHLVTRADRPAWLLQVTNDAWFGQLSGPWQHLAQARLRAIESGLPLLRAANTGVSAVVDARGQLRATLGLNLTGRIDAALPGALPPTPWSRWRDWPALGLAAIGLLLAARRRNLRG, encoded by the coding sequence TTGCAAAGGCGGCGCCCGTCCTGGGCGGCGCTCGCGCTGGATCTGGCACTGGGGACGCTGGCGGCACTGGGACAGGCGCCCTGGAATCTATGGTTTCTGACGGTTCTGGCGCTTGCCGGACTCTGCTGGCAGATCGGCCGCGCCGGAGGCGGCCGCGCCGCCGCCTGGCATGGCTTTGCCGCCGGCCTCGGGTATTTCGCCCTGGCCATGTGCTGGATCGTCGAGCCGTTCTTCGTCGAACCCGAGATCTATGGCTGGATGGCCCCCTTTGCGCTGTTCTTCATGGCGGCGGGCGGGGCGCTGTTCTGGGCGGTTCCCGCCTGGCTGGCCGCGCGCCTCGCCCCGGGCTTTCCCCGGCAGGGGCTGGTCTTTGCCGGGCTGATGGTATTTTCCGACTGGCTTCGCGGCTGGATCTTCACCGGCCTGCCCTGGGCGCTGACCGGCCATGTCTGGATCGACACCCCGGCCGGCCAGCTGGCCGCGACGCTCGGCTCGATCGGCCTTTCGGGGCTGACCATGCTGGCGGCGGCCCTGCCGCTGGCCTTCTGGCGGGGTGGACCCGACCGCCCGCGCGCCGCCCTGCCCGGCGCGCTGCTGGCCGCCCTGGCCATCGCCGCGGCCTGGAGCGCCGGCATGGCCCGCCTGGCCCAGCCACTGCCCGCCGACAGCGCCCTGCATCTGCGTCTGGTCCAGCCCAACGCCACCCAGGCGCTGAAATGGGATCCCTATTGGTCCGAGGTGTTCTTCCGCCGGCTCCTCGACCTTTCCGCCATCCGCGATCCCGGCCGGCCGGCCCCCGATGCGGTGATCTGGCCGGAAACCGCGGTGAACTTCCTGCTCGAACAATCCGGCACCGCCGCCCAGGACATCGCCGGCTTCGCCGGCGCGCCGGTGATCCTCGGCATCCAGCGCGCCGAGGGCGAACGCTATTTCAACAGCCTGACCGCGTTTTCGGACCGCGGCATCGGCCCGGTCTATGACAAGTTCCACCTCGTGCCCTTCGGCGAATACACGCCCTGGGGCGATGTCATGGCCCGGTTCGGCATCCGCGCTTTCGCCGCGCAGCACGGTTTCGGCTATTCCGCCGGGCCGGGGCCGCAGGTCATGACCCTGCCCGGCCTGCCGCCCCTGCAGCCGCTGATCTGCTACGAGGCGGTGTTCCCGCAGCACCTGGTCACCAGAGCCGACCGCCCGGCCTGGCTGCTGCAGGTCACCAACGACGCCTGGTTCGGTCAGCTTTCCGGTCCCTGGCAGCACCTGGCGCAGGCGCGGCTGCGCGCCATCGAATCGGGCCTGCCGCTGCTGCGGGCGGCGAATACCGGCGTCTCGGCGGTGGTCGATGCCCGCGGACAGTTGCGCGCCACGCTGGGCCTGAACCTGACCGGCCGCATCGACGCGGCTCTGCCCGGCGCCCTGCCGCCCACGCCCTGGTCGCGCTGGCGCGACTGGCCGGCGCTCGGCCTTGCCGCGATCGGCCTGCTGCTTGCGGCACGGCGCCGCAATCTCCGAGGTTGA
- the scpB gene encoding SMC-Scp complex subunit ScpB has product MSQDDTAPGPQRFPLPLSEQERMVEAILFASAEPMSGREIAARLPAGSDVAEALRALRDRYEGRGVQLARLGDAWAFRTAADLGFLMQESVIESRRLSRAATETLAIIAYHQPVTRAEIEEIRGVAVSRGTLDQLIELDWVRIGRRRQTPGRPVTFVVTETFLDHFGLESARDLPGLAELRAAGLLEARPAGEGMPPGLFRAEDGEDEDGEDSGATAEDLFEDD; this is encoded by the coding sequence ATGAGCCAGGACGACACCGCCCCCGGTCCGCAGCGTTTCCCGCTGCCGCTTTCCGAGCAGGAGCGCATGGTCGAAGCGATCCTGTTTGCCTCGGCCGAGCCGATGAGCGGCCGCGAGATCGCCGCGCGCCTGCCGGCCGGCAGCGACGTGGCCGAGGCGCTGCGGGCCCTGCGCGACCGCTACGAGGGACGGGGCGTGCAGCTTGCGCGCCTGGGCGACGCCTGGGCCTTTCGCACCGCCGCCGACCTGGGCTTCCTGATGCAGGAAAGCGTGATCGAAAGCCGCCGCCTGTCGCGCGCCGCGACCGAGACCCTGGCGATCATCGCCTATCACCAACCCGTCACCCGCGCCGAGATCGAGGAGATCCGCGGCGTCGCCGTCAGCCGCGGCACCCTGGACCAGTTGATCGAGTTGGACTGGGTTCGCATCGGCCGCCGCCGCCAGACTCCCGGCCGGCCGGTGACTTTCGTGGTGACCGAGACCTTTCTGGATCATTTCGGCCTGGAAAGCGCCCGCGACCTGCCGGGCCTGGCCGAGCTTCGCGCCGCCGGCTTGCTGGAAGCGCGCCCAGCCGGTGAGGGCATGCCCCCCGGCTTGTTCCGCGCCGAAGACGGCGAGGATGAGGACGGCGAAGATTCGGGGGCCACGGCCGAGGATCTGTTCGAAGATGACTGA
- a CDS encoding DksA/TraR family C4-type zinc finger protein: MAGGWARDDAVNEQIDVSTREAIERMRQRNAQRVTRESAAFCDECDEPIPEARRQAIPGVRLCVDCQSGRDKAWRPAAGINRRGSKDSQLK, from the coding sequence ATGGCTGGTGGCTGGGCCCGCGACGACGCGGTGAACGAACAGATCGACGTCTCGACTCGGGAGGCGATCGAGCGGATGCGGCAACGCAATGCGCAGCGCGTGACGCGCGAGAGTGCGGCGTTCTGCGACGAATGCGACGAGCCGATCCCCGAGGCGCGGCGGCAGGCGATTCCCGGGGTGCGGCTTTGCGTGGACTGTCAGTCGGGCCGCGACAAGGCCTGGCGGCCGGCGGCCGGGATCAATCGGCGCGGCTCGAAGGATTCGCAGCTGAAATAA
- the nagZ gene encoding beta-N-acetylhexosaminidase encodes MTGATILGGIAGPELSRAERDFFRAADPWGFILFARNVDTPDRLRRLTQALREAVGRDAPVLIDQEGGRVQRMRAPHWTDWPAPLDQAGRGERAIWLHHHLLAQELRAVGIDADCAPVLDLARDETHPFLKNRCLGADADTVIRLGRAAAQAMLAAGVLPVVKHMPGHGRARVDSHKDLPVVEAALDELRATDFAPFRALADLPMAMTAHIRFTAIDDAPATASAAVIDLIRREIGFHGLLMSDDIGMQALSGSPAERAAATIAAGCDLVLSCNETPAQMEEIVAAAGTMSPRARERAEAALALRRAPLVGDTAALRAELTALGGLAA; translated from the coding sequence ATGACCGGCGCCACCATCCTTGGCGGTATCGCCGGCCCGGAACTGAGCCGGGCCGAGCGTGATTTTTTCCGCGCCGCCGATCCCTGGGGCTTCATCCTGTTCGCGCGCAATGTCGACACGCCGGACCGCCTGCGCCGGCTGACCCAGGCGCTGCGCGAAGCGGTGGGCCGCGATGCCCCGGTGCTGATCGACCAGGAGGGCGGACGCGTGCAGCGGATGCGGGCGCCGCACTGGACCGACTGGCCGGCGCCGCTGGATCAGGCCGGGCGCGGCGAGCGGGCGATCTGGCTGCACCATCACCTGCTGGCCCAGGAATTGCGCGCCGTCGGCATCGACGCCGATTGCGCCCCGGTGCTCGACCTCGCCCGCGACGAGACGCATCCCTTTCTGAAGAATCGCTGCCTCGGTGCGGATGCCGATACCGTGATCCGCTTGGGCCGCGCCGCCGCGCAGGCGATGCTGGCGGCCGGGGTGCTGCCCGTGGTCAAGCACATGCCGGGCCATGGCCGGGCACGGGTGGACAGCCACAAGGACCTGCCGGTGGTCGAGGCCGCGCTGGACGAGCTGCGCGCCACGGATTTCGCCCCGTTCCGGGCGCTGGCCGACCTGCCGATGGCGATGACCGCGCATATCCGCTTTACCGCCATTGACGATGCGCCCGCCACCGCCTCGGCCGCGGTGATCGACCTGATTCGCCGCGAGATCGGCTTTCACGGGCTGCTGATGTCCGACGACATCGGCATGCAGGCGCTGTCAGGCAGCCCGGCCGAGCGCGCAGCCGCCACCATCGCCGCCGGCTGCGACCTGGTGCTGTCCTGCAACGAGACGCCGGCGCAGATGGAAGAGATCGTGGCCGCGGCCGGCACCATGTCGCCGCGCGCCCGGGAGCGGGCGGAAGCGGCGTTGGCCTTGCGCCGGGCGCCTCTGGTCGGGGATACCGCCGCGCTGCGGGCCGAACTGACGGCGCTTGGCGGGCTGGCGGCCTGA
- the argS gene encoding arginine--tRNA ligase: MNLFSDIRALVLDALAQMEQAGELPAGLDTAHVTVEPPRDAAHGDMATNAAMVLAKPAAKKPRDIAEALAARLAADPRITSAEVAGPGFLNLRLSPAEWQAVVRAALAEGADYGRSDMGRDRKINVEFVSANPTGPMHVGHTRGAVFGDALAALLDFSGHAVTREYYINDGGAQVDVLARSAYERYREANGLEPKIREGLYPGDYLIPVGEALKAEYGTRLLDRPESEWLAEIRSFATEAMMEMIRADLALLNVHMDVFSSEKALYGTGRIEAAIERLRQQGLIYEGVLEPPKGKTPEDWEPREQTLFRSTAHGDDVDRPVKKSDGSWTYFAPDIAYHWDKIDRGFDELIDVFGADHGGYVKRMQAAVRALSDGRVPLDVKLIQLVKLFKNGEPFKMSKRAGTFVTLRDVVEQAGADVTRFHMLTRKNDAALDFDFDKVLEQSKDNPVWYVQYASARINSVLGKAAGQGVDVSDTALAGADLAQLSHPAELELARKVAEWPRTVEIAARAHEPHRIAFFLYDIASDLHSLWNRGNDEPGLRFLQEGDAAATAAKIALVRSVGVVISAGLGILGVTPAKEMR; encoded by the coding sequence ATGAACCTATTCTCGGATATCCGCGCGCTGGTCCTCGATGCGCTGGCGCAGATGGAGCAGGCGGGCGAGTTGCCCGCGGGCCTCGACACCGCCCATGTGACGGTCGAGCCGCCGCGGGACGCCGCGCATGGCGACATGGCGACCAATGCCGCGATGGTGCTGGCCAAGCCCGCCGCCAAAAAGCCGCGCGACATCGCCGAGGCCCTGGCGGCGCGGCTGGCCGCCGACCCGCGCATCACCTCGGCCGAGGTGGCGGGGCCTGGCTTCCTGAACCTGCGACTCTCCCCGGCCGAATGGCAGGCCGTCGTGCGTGCGGCGCTGGCCGAGGGCGCGGATTACGGCCGTTCGGACATGGGCCGGGACCGCAAGATCAACGTGGAATTCGTCAGCGCCAACCCGACGGGGCCGATGCATGTTGGCCATACGCGCGGCGCGGTCTTCGGCGACGCGCTGGCGGCGCTTCTGGATTTCTCGGGCCATGCCGTCACCCGCGAATATTATATCAACGACGGCGGCGCGCAGGTCGATGTGCTGGCGCGCTCCGCCTATGAACGTTATCGCGAGGCCAATGGGCTGGAGCCCAAGATCCGCGAGGGGCTCTATCCCGGCGACTATCTGATCCCGGTGGGCGAGGCGCTGAAGGCGGAATACGGCACCCGGCTGCTGGACCGGCCGGAAAGCGAATGGCTGGCCGAGATCCGCAGCTTCGCCACTGAGGCGATGATGGAGATGATCCGCGCCGACCTGGCGCTGCTCAACGTCCACATGGACGTGTTTTCCAGCGAGAAGGCGCTTTACGGCACCGGCCGCATCGAAGCCGCCATCGAGCGCCTGCGCCAGCAGGGGCTGATCTACGAGGGGGTGCTGGAGCCGCCCAAGGGCAAGACCCCCGAGGATTGGGAACCGCGCGAGCAGACGCTGTTCCGTTCGACCGCGCATGGTGACGACGTCGACCGGCCGGTGAAGAAGTCGGACGGCTCCTGGACCTATTTCGCCCCCGACATCGCCTATCACTGGGACAAGATCGACCGCGGCTTCGACGAGCTGATCGACGTGTTCGGCGCCGACCATGGCGGCTATGTCAAGCGGATGCAGGCGGCGGTCCGGGCGCTGTCGGACGGCCGGGTGCCGCTGGACGTGAAGTTGATCCAGCTGGTCAAGCTGTTCAAGAACGGCGAGCCCTTCAAGATGTCCAAGCGCGCCGGCACCTTCGTCACCCTGCGCGACGTGGTCGAGCAGGCGGGCGCCGACGTGACCCGTTTCCACATGCTGACGCGCAAGAACGACGCGGCGCTGGATTTCGACTTCGACAAGGTGCTGGAACAATCCAAGGACAATCCGGTCTGGTACGTGCAATATGCCAGCGCCCGGATCAACTCGGTGCTGGGCAAGGCGGCGGGGCAGGGCGTCGACGTTTCGGATACGGCGCTGGCCGGGGCCGATCTGGCGCAGCTTTCGCATCCGGCCGAGCTGGAACTGGCCCGGAAAGTTGCAGAATGGCCACGCACCGTGGAAATCGCCGCCCGCGCGCATGAACCGCACCGGATCGCGTTTTTCCTCTATGACATCGCCTCGGACCTGCATTCGCTGTGGAACCGTGGCAATGACGAGCCGGGGCTGCGCTTCCTGCAAGAGGGCGATGCGGCGGCCACGGCGGCGAAAATCGCCCTCGTGCGGTCCGTCGGCGTTGTCATTTCGGCCGGTCTTGGTATCTTGGGGGTGACTCCGGCCAAGGAAATGCGCTGA
- a CDS encoding beta-ketoacyl-ACP synthase III, whose protein sequence is MRRAIVRGTGHYLPERVIENSWFEDKLDTSDEWIRTRTGIERRHFAAEGQRTSDLGILAARAALDKAGIAADQIDAVIVATSTPDLTFPSVATMVQAGLGMRGGFAYDLQAVCAGFVYALANADAMIRAGLAERVLVIGAETFSRIMDWTDRGTCVLFGDGAGAVVLEAAEGDGTSADRGILATDLNSDGQYRDLLYVDGGVASTGTAGHLRMQGNLVFRHAVEKLADTAHRALDKAGLTPEDVSWLVPHQANLRIIEATAKRMHLPMAKVVLTVADHGNTSAASIPLALSVADAEGRFKPGDVLVAEAIGGGLAWGSVVLRW, encoded by the coding sequence ATGCGGCGTGCGATCGTCCGGGGAACCGGCCATTACCTGCCCGAACGCGTGATCGAGAACAGTTGGTTCGAGGACAAGCTGGACACCAGCGACGAATGGATCCGCACCCGCACCGGGATCGAGCGGCGCCATTTCGCGGCCGAGGGCCAGCGCACCAGCGACCTCGGCATTCTCGCCGCCCGGGCCGCGCTCGACAAGGCCGGCATCGCCGCCGACCAGATCGACGCGGTGATCGTGGCCACCTCGACCCCCGACCTGACCTTCCCCTCGGTCGCGACCATGGTCCAGGCGGGGCTCGGGATGCGCGGCGGCTTCGCCTATGACCTGCAGGCGGTCTGCGCCGGCTTCGTCTATGCGCTGGCCAATGCCGATGCGATGATCCGCGCCGGCTTGGCCGAGCGGGTGCTGGTCATCGGCGCCGAGACCTTCAGCCGCATCATGGACTGGACCGACCGCGGCACCTGCGTGCTGTTCGGCGACGGCGCCGGCGCGGTGGTGCTGGAGGCGGCGGAAGGCGACGGCACCTCGGCCGATCGCGGCATCCTCGCCACCGATCTGAACAGCGACGGGCAATATCGCGACCTGCTTTATGTCGATGGCGGCGTCGCCTCGACCGGCACGGCCGGGCATCTGCGCATGCAGGGCAACCTGGTCTTCCGCCACGCGGTCGAGAAACTGGCCGACACCGCCCACCGGGCGCTGGACAAGGCCGGGCTGACGCCCGAGGACGTGAGCTGGCTGGTGCCGCACCAGGCCAACCTGCGCATCATCGAGGCCACCGCCAAACGCATGCACCTGCCGATGGCAAAGGTGGTGCTGACCGTGGCCGATCACGGCAACACCTCGGCCGCCTCGATCCCGCTGGCGCTGTCGGTGGCCGATGCCGAAGGCCGCTTCAAGCCCGGCGACGTGCTGGTGGCCGAGGCCATCGGCGGCGGCCTGGCCTGGGGTTCGGTCGTCCTGCGCTGGTAA
- the ihfA gene encoding integration host factor subunit alpha, giving the protein MSDTTLTRMDLAEAVFREVGLSRHESAQLVESVLGHISDALVRGEQVKISSFGTFSVRDKNERIGRNPKTGEEVPITPRRVLSFRPSHLMKDRVAAGNRRKG; this is encoded by the coding sequence ATGAGCGACACTACCCTGACCCGCATGGACCTGGCCGAGGCGGTGTTCCGTGAGGTGGGCCTCTCCCGCCACGAATCGGCCCAACTTGTCGAAAGCGTGCTCGGCCATATCTCGGACGCGCTGGTGCGCGGCGAGCAGGTCAAGATCTCCTCTTTCGGCACCTTCTCGGTGCGCGACAAGAATGAACGCATCGGCCGCAACCCCAAGACCGGGGAGGAAGTCCCCATCACGCCCCGCCGGGTGCTGTCCTTTCGCCCCTCGCATCTGATGAAGGACCGCGTGGCCGCCGGGAACAGGCGCAAGGGCTGA